The following proteins come from a genomic window of Mycobacterium sp. DL:
- a CDS encoding LpqN/LpqT family lipoprotein: MSEIARQWRVLAVGIGATATGAACVLGFAGTTASAQPILPQPPQPAPATVTQTVTVAPNAAPVAVGQPGVTSATGPAAVPAGVAAGVPAGVPMPAATPPPAPTITPATSGTLTDYFASKGVALEPQTSRDFRALNIVLPMPRGWAHIPDPNVPDAFAVIADRVGGNGLYSSNAQVVVYKLVGQFDPNEAISHGFIDSQQLPAWRSTDASLAPHGGMPSSLIEGTYREGSMTLNTSRRHVIAASGPDQYLVSLAVTTSVDQVLPAAAATDAIVNGFKVSPPSAAPAAPVPPPGVAPPGPPAPAAPAVAPVAPPPQPLGLQG, translated from the coding sequence ATGAGCGAAATCGCCCGCCAGTGGCGGGTTCTGGCAGTCGGCATCGGTGCCACGGCAACCGGTGCGGCCTGCGTTCTGGGCTTCGCGGGCACCACCGCGTCGGCCCAGCCGATCCTGCCGCAACCGCCGCAGCCCGCCCCGGCGACGGTCACCCAGACCGTCACGGTGGCCCCCAATGCCGCGCCCGTCGCCGTCGGTCAACCGGGTGTGACATCGGCCACCGGCCCCGCAGCGGTCCCGGCGGGCGTCGCCGCGGGTGTTCCCGCCGGCGTGCCGATGCCGGCGGCCACCCCCCCACCGGCACCCACGATCACCCCGGCGACGTCGGGCACGTTGACCGACTACTTCGCCTCCAAGGGCGTTGCGCTCGAACCTCAGACCAGCCGCGACTTCCGGGCGCTCAACATCGTGCTGCCGATGCCTCGGGGCTGGGCACACATCCCCGACCCGAACGTTCCCGACGCGTTCGCGGTGATCGCCGACCGGGTCGGCGGTAACGGGCTCTACTCGTCGAACGCCCAGGTGGTGGTCTACAAGCTGGTCGGTCAGTTCGACCCGAACGAAGCCATCAGTCACGGGTTCATCGACAGCCAGCAGTTGCCGGCCTGGCGGTCCACCGACGCGTCCCTCGCCCCGCACGGCGGGATGCCGTCCTCGCTGATCGAGGGCACCTACCGCGAAGGGTCCATGACGCTGAACACGTCGCGGCGCCACGTGATCGCTGCCTCCGGACCCGACCAGTACCTCGTGTCGCTGGCGGTGACCACCAGCGTCGACCAGGTGCTGCCCGCCGCCGCCGCCACCGACGCGATCGTCAACGGCTTCAAGGTCAGCCCCCCCTCGGCTGCCCCGGCCGCGCCGGTTCCGCCGCCCGGCGTGGCCCCGCCCGGACCCCCTGCACCCGCAGCTCCCGCCGTCGCACCGGTGGCCCCGCCACCTCAGCCGCTGGGACTGCAGGGATAA
- a CDS encoding YqgE/AlgH family protein — translation MAQPEDPEDFREGVAPVAHRVRAGTLLLANTDLMEPTFRRSVIYVVEHNDGGTLGVVLNRASETAVYNVLPQWAKLATKPKTMYIGGPVKRDAALCLATLRAGMDPAGVPGLRHVQGRIVMVDLDGDPDTIAPMIEGVRIFAGYSGWTIGQLEGEIERDDWIVLSALPTDVLSEPRIDLWSKVLRRQPMPLSLLATHPIDISRN, via the coding sequence GTGGCTCAGCCAGAGGATCCGGAGGACTTCAGAGAGGGAGTCGCACCCGTGGCGCACCGGGTGCGGGCCGGCACACTGCTGTTGGCGAACACCGACCTGATGGAGCCCACGTTCCGGCGCAGCGTCATCTACGTCGTCGAGCACAATGACGGCGGCACTCTCGGGGTCGTGCTGAACCGGGCCAGTGAGACGGCGGTCTACAACGTGCTGCCGCAGTGGGCGAAGCTGGCCACCAAGCCCAAGACGATGTACATCGGCGGTCCGGTCAAACGCGACGCCGCGTTGTGCCTGGCGACGCTACGGGCCGGGATGGATCCTGCCGGGGTGCCGGGACTGAGGCACGTGCAGGGCCGCATCGTGATGGTGGACCTCGACGGAGATCCCGACACGATCGCGCCGATGATCGAAGGCGTGCGAATCTTTGCGGGCTATTCGGGGTGGACGATCGGTCAGCTCGAGGGCGAGATCGAGCGCGACGACTGGATCGTGCTGTCCGCTTTGCCCACCGATGTACTCAGCGAACCGCGCATCGATCTGTGGTCCAAGGTGCTACGGCGCCAGCCGATGCCGTTGTCGCTGTTGGCCACACACCCGATCGACATCAGCCGCAACTAA
- a CDS encoding MFS transporter gives MADARAPLALWRSVRALPEFWRLLELRAVSQFGDGLFQAGLAGAILFNPQRAADPWAIAGAFAVLFLPYSLLGPFAGALLDRWDRRVVLIGANCGRLVLVIGVGALLAAGVGDLPILLGALIVNGFTRFVSSGLSAALPHVVPRGQVVAMNSVATATGAAAAFLGANFMLLPRWLFGADDSGAAAIIFIATAPVALALLLSFRFPPRMLGPDDSARAVQGSVAYAVATGWLHGARTVLAVPTVTATLAGLSAHRMVFGLNTLLVLVIVRESGTTAVAGLGTAVLFVAATGSGSFLATLMTPAAIKRWGRYTAPNGALAFAAVVQLFGATLLLPVMVACGFLLGVAGQVVKLCADAAMQVDVDDALRGHVFTVQDSLFWMTFITAIAAGAAVIPPDGHAPALAVAGTGIYLVGLGVHATLGHRVRRRR, from the coding sequence GTGGCCGACGCCCGCGCACCGCTTGCCCTGTGGCGCTCGGTGCGAGCCCTACCCGAGTTCTGGCGGCTGCTGGAGCTGCGGGCGGTGAGCCAGTTCGGTGATGGGCTCTTCCAGGCCGGTCTGGCGGGGGCGATCCTGTTCAATCCGCAACGCGCCGCCGACCCGTGGGCGATCGCCGGAGCATTCGCGGTGCTCTTCCTGCCCTACTCGCTTCTCGGTCCGTTCGCCGGAGCGCTCCTCGACCGCTGGGACCGGCGGGTGGTGCTGATCGGTGCGAACTGCGGTCGGCTCGTGCTCGTGATCGGGGTCGGCGCACTGCTGGCCGCCGGCGTGGGCGATCTACCAATCCTGTTGGGCGCGTTGATCGTCAACGGCTTCACCCGGTTCGTCTCCTCGGGACTGTCTGCCGCGTTACCGCATGTGGTTCCGCGCGGGCAGGTGGTCGCGATGAACTCGGTCGCGACGGCCACCGGCGCGGCGGCCGCGTTCCTGGGCGCCAATTTCATGCTGCTGCCGCGCTGGCTGTTCGGGGCGGACGACTCCGGTGCTGCGGCAATCATTTTCATCGCCACCGCACCGGTGGCGTTGGCGCTGTTGCTGTCGTTCCGGTTCCCGCCTCGCATGCTGGGCCCCGACGACAGTGCGCGTGCGGTGCAGGGGTCGGTCGCGTACGCGGTGGCCACCGGTTGGCTGCACGGCGCGCGCACGGTGTTGGCGGTCCCGACCGTCACCGCCACGCTCGCCGGGCTGTCCGCACACCGCATGGTGTTCGGGCTCAACACACTGCTGGTGCTGGTGATCGTCCGCGAGAGCGGCACCACGGCGGTTGCCGGGCTTGGTACAGCAGTACTGTTCGTTGCCGCCACCGGCAGCGGCTCGTTCCTCGCCACGCTGATGACGCCCGCGGCGATCAAGAGATGGGGCCGCTACACCGCGCCCAACGGGGCGCTGGCGTTTGCGGCCGTGGTTCAACTGTTCGGTGCGACGCTGCTGCTGCCGGTGATGGTCGCCTGCGGATTCCTCTTGGGCGTGGCCGGCCAGGTGGTCAAGCTGTGTGCCGATGCTGCGATGCAGGTCGACGTCGACGACGCGCTGCGTGGGCACGTCTTCACGGTCCAGGATTCGCTGTTCTGGATGACGTTCATCACCGCGATCGCGGCGGGTGCGGCGGTGATCCCGCCGGATGGGCACGCGCCGGCGCTCGCAGTCGCCGGGACGGGCATCTATCTGGTGGGGCTGGGGGTGCATGCGACATTGGGGCACCGCGTGCGGAGGCGGCGATGA
- a CDS encoding TIGR03084 family metal-binding protein → MAGAAPMVADLRAESDDLDALVGDLSAEHWATDTPAAGWTIAHQIAHLLWTDQVALTSVTDEAGFAEILGRAADNPTGFVDAGAEELAALPPVQLLAEWRTTRAALHDELLTVADGRKLPWFGPPMSAPSMATARLMETWAHGLDVADALGVTRTPTARLRSIAHIGVRTRDYAYVVHGLTPPTETFHVKLSAPDGSAWAWGPEDATQQVSGSAEHFCMLVTQRRPRSTLDVVAVGPDAEHWLTIAQAFAGPPGPGRD, encoded by the coding sequence ATGGCCGGAGCAGCCCCCATGGTCGCCGATCTGCGCGCCGAGAGCGATGATCTCGATGCGCTCGTCGGTGATCTGTCAGCCGAGCACTGGGCGACCGACACCCCCGCCGCGGGCTGGACGATCGCCCACCAGATCGCTCACCTGCTGTGGACCGATCAGGTCGCGCTGACCTCCGTCACCGACGAGGCCGGGTTCGCCGAGATCCTCGGCCGAGCGGCGGACAACCCGACCGGCTTCGTCGACGCCGGCGCCGAGGAGCTCGCCGCGCTGCCGCCGGTGCAGCTGCTGGCCGAGTGGCGCACGACGCGGGCCGCGCTGCACGACGAACTGCTGACCGTGGCCGACGGCCGCAAGCTGCCGTGGTTCGGGCCGCCGATGAGCGCGCCGTCGATGGCCACCGCGCGGCTGATGGAGACGTGGGCGCACGGCCTCGATGTCGCCGACGCGCTCGGGGTGACCCGCACCCCGACCGCGCGGTTGCGCTCGATCGCCCACATCGGCGTCCGCACCCGTGACTATGCCTATGTGGTGCACGGGCTGACCCCGCCGACGGAGACGTTCCACGTGAAACTGTCCGCGCCGGACGGCTCAGCGTGGGCGTGGGGACCCGAGGACGCCACCCAACAGGTCAGCGGGTCGGCCGAGCACTTCTGCATGCTGGTCACGCAGCGCCGGCCCCGGTCGACGTTGGACGTCGTCGCGGTCGGCCCGGACGCCGAGCACTGGCTGACGATCGCCCAGGCATTCGCGGGCCCACCCGGTCCCGGCCGCGACTGA
- a CDS encoding pullulanase yields MEYCLGDPDGSATMWTIDGGPHVDGVDVDGDGLTDDVLFDLDGDGIADHALLDGDDDDVAETYVSDDGTGTWAVSADRGGGLRWFGLDGVEHPGAGPAVPVDLDGDGAIAEWLVDADGNGLADRAFGTGAAWVDTDGDGRWDVRLADDDGDGLADSAGQLQ; encoded by the coding sequence GTGGAGTACTGCCTGGGGGATCCCGACGGCTCGGCGACCATGTGGACGATCGACGGCGGTCCGCACGTCGACGGCGTGGATGTCGACGGTGACGGGCTGACCGACGACGTGCTGTTCGACCTCGACGGCGACGGCATCGCCGATCACGCCTTGCTCGACGGCGACGACGATGACGTAGCCGAGACCTATGTCAGCGACGACGGCACGGGAACCTGGGCGGTCAGCGCGGACCGGGGCGGGGGACTGCGCTGGTTCGGACTCGACGGGGTCGAGCATCCGGGTGCCGGGCCTGCGGTGCCGGTCGACCTCGACGGCGACGGTGCGATTGCGGAGTGGTTGGTGGACGCGGACGGCAACGGTCTGGCCGATCGGGCCTTCGGCACCGGGGCGGCCTGGGTGGACACCGACGGTGACGGTCGCTGGGATGTCCGGCTCGCCGACGATGATGGAGACGGCCTTGCCGACAGCGCCGGTCAGCTCCAGTAG
- a CDS encoding CCA tRNA nucleotidyltransferase, translating to MPDPTSDAELLAAAQVSLQQHGEVLRELGGLFADHGHELYLVGGSVRDAILGRLGTDLDFTTDARPEQMQKILRGWADALWDTGIEFGTIGVGKGAERLELTTFRADSYDQVSRNPEVRFGDNLAADLVRRDFTVNAMAVRIDPGAPAGLGAFLDPLGGLTALGAGLLDTPSAPEVSFGDDPLRMLRAARFVSQLGFTVAPRVRRALEEMAPQLGRITAERVAAELDKLLLGADPVAGVDLMVQTGLGEVVLPEVGAMRMAIDEHHQHKDVYQHSLTVLRQAIDLEAGDPDLVLRWAALLHDIGKPATRRHEPDGGVSFHHHEVVGAKMTRKRMRALKYSKQMVEDVSQLVYLHLRFHGYGDGRWTDSAVRRYVTDAGPLVDRLHKLVRADCTTRNKRRAARLQANYDDLEHRIDELAAKEDLARVRPDLDGNEIMRILDIPGGPMVGKAWNHLKELRLDRGPLSHDEAVEELLKWWNENGSPRV from the coding sequence GTGCCCGACCCCACGTCCGACGCCGAACTGCTGGCCGCTGCGCAGGTATCGCTGCAGCAGCACGGCGAGGTGCTGCGAGAACTGGGCGGGCTGTTCGCGGATCACGGCCACGAGTTGTACCTCGTCGGCGGCAGCGTCCGGGACGCGATCCTGGGCCGGCTGGGCACCGACCTCGACTTCACCACCGATGCCCGTCCGGAGCAGATGCAGAAGATTCTGCGCGGGTGGGCGGACGCGCTGTGGGACACCGGCATCGAGTTCGGCACGATCGGTGTCGGCAAAGGCGCAGAGCGGTTGGAGCTGACCACCTTTCGCGCCGACAGCTACGACCAGGTGTCCCGCAATCCCGAGGTCCGCTTCGGTGACAACCTGGCCGCCGATCTCGTGCGCCGGGATTTCACGGTCAACGCCATGGCGGTGCGGATCGACCCCGGGGCGCCCGCGGGCCTCGGTGCGTTCCTGGATCCGCTCGGCGGGCTGACCGCGTTGGGTGCCGGTCTGCTGGACACGCCGTCGGCGCCGGAGGTGTCATTCGGCGACGATCCGCTGCGGATGCTGCGCGCGGCCAGGTTCGTCTCCCAGCTGGGATTCACCGTGGCGCCGCGCGTCCGGCGGGCGCTGGAGGAGATGGCGCCCCAACTGGGCAGGATCACCGCCGAACGCGTCGCCGCCGAACTGGACAAGCTGCTGCTCGGCGCTGATCCGGTCGCCGGGGTGGACCTGATGGTGCAGACGGGTCTGGGGGAGGTGGTGCTCCCCGAGGTCGGCGCGATGCGGATGGCGATCGACGAGCATCACCAGCACAAGGACGTCTACCAGCATTCCCTGACGGTGCTGCGGCAGGCCATCGATTTGGAAGCCGGGGACCCTGACCTGGTGCTGCGCTGGGCCGCTCTGCTGCACGACATCGGCAAGCCCGCGACGCGCAGGCACGAACCCGACGGCGGGGTCAGCTTCCACCACCATGAGGTGGTCGGGGCGAAGATGACCCGCAAGCGGATGCGCGCGCTGAAGTACTCCAAGCAGATGGTCGAGGACGTATCGCAGCTGGTGTATCTGCATCTGCGTTTCCACGGCTACGGCGATGGCCGGTGGACCGACTCCGCGGTGCGGCGTTACGTCACAGACGCCGGGCCGCTGGTGGACCGGCTGCACAAGCTGGTCCGCGCCGACTGCACGACCCGCAACAAGCGGCGCGCGGCGCGGCTGCAGGCGAACTACGACGACCTCGAGCACCGCATCGACGAGCTCGCGGCCAAGGAGGATCTCGCCCGGGTCCGCCCGGATCTCGACGGCAACGAGATCATGCGGATTCTCGACATCCCGGGTGGTCCGATGGTGGGCAAGGCCTGGAACCACCTCAAGGAGCTGCGGTTGGATCGCGGCCCGCTGAGCCATGACGAGGCCGTCGAGGAATTGCTGAAATGGTGGAACGAGAACGGCTCCCCGCGCGTCTGA
- a CDS encoding NUDIX hydrolase, translating into MSDGEQPKPRRRRGRRRGRRAAGPPEAGAEQSGGHRQRSPSNVGSDQSVAAPKPQKARPRRPPDRLRTVHETSAGGLVIDGLDGPKDGQVAALIGRLDRRGRMLWSLPKGHIEMGETAEQTAIREVAEETGIQGSVLAALGSIDYWFVTEGRRVHKTVHHYLLRFLGGELSDEDVEVTEVAWVPLGELPARLAYADERRLAEVADELIDKLHSDGPDALPPLPRSTPRRRGQTHSHTRNHRPDPTAQPQPGRRTNGCGQGP; encoded by the coding sequence GTGTCGGACGGCGAACAGCCCAAACCGCGACGGCGCCGGGGGCGGCGTCGCGGCCGACGCGCTGCAGGCCCGCCCGAGGCGGGAGCCGAGCAGTCCGGCGGACACCGCCAGCGCAGTCCGTCGAACGTCGGGAGTGACCAGTCCGTCGCAGCACCCAAACCGCAGAAGGCGCGTCCCCGACGTCCGCCCGACCGGCTCCGCACCGTGCACGAGACGTCCGCGGGTGGCCTGGTGATCGATGGCCTCGACGGACCCAAGGACGGCCAGGTCGCGGCATTGATCGGTCGCCTCGACCGGCGCGGCCGGATGCTGTGGTCGCTGCCCAAGGGGCACATCGAGATGGGTGAGACCGCCGAACAGACCGCGATCCGCGAAGTCGCCGAGGAGACCGGGATCCAGGGCAGCGTGCTCGCCGCGCTGGGCAGCATCGACTACTGGTTCGTCACCGAGGGCCGGCGGGTCCACAAAACCGTCCACCACTATCTCTTGCGGTTCCTCGGCGGCGAGCTGTCCGACGAGGACGTCGAAGTCACCGAGGTGGCCTGGGTGCCGCTGGGTGAGCTGCCGGCGCGGCTGGCCTACGCCGACGAACGGCGCCTGGCCGAGGTCGCCGACGAACTGATCGACAAGCTGCACTCCGACGGTCCCGACGCGCTGCCGCCGCTGCCGCGATCGACACCCCGGCGGCGGGGGCAGACCCACTCGCACACCCGCAACCACCGTCCTGATCCCACCGCTCAACCCCAGCCCGGCCGGCGGACGAACGGCTGCGGACAGGGACCGTGA
- a CDS encoding DUF6049 family protein: protein MSGPSARLLGAVVALLLAVLPVAGIRVADAQPGTTDFLQVQIDEVTPDVVTTTSEPMVTVTGTVRNIGDRPVRDVVVRLEHGPAVTSSTALRTDLSGNVDQYQAVADFITVAPEMARGQDVPFRLTYPLRATDRPSLNIEEPGVYPVMVNVNGTPDYGAPARLDDSRFLLPVLGVPPDAGSDATASEALDSAVPPDITRPVGLTMFWPLADRPRLAAGAPGGTTPVRLTDDELATSLATGGRLDSMLSAVEFAIDPEVDPGGQVTRALCLAVDPDLLVTVNAMTNGYVVNNASDAGPGTPTHTGTGQQAAIDWLGRLRAVAQRMCVAPTTYAQADLDALHRVADPGLSTIATTGAGAIVDQILGITSIRGATLIGDGPLTGPAVQLLTGKGPTVAIGAAELIGPDVSDGGAPENADTAAVRYTSDVVAAPFDPAVGAALAGAGTVPESPSYLDPSLDFALKQDSEVARRQDALASLLWRSLQPDTTPRTQILMPPLMWNLTPRDAQAILTAVATSIRAGLSVPRPLDAVITEATAVTETAPLPSGPLGNPRGRFDDGVVSGIAAVTGRLWGLTAALTTDERTGQTGYQYTAPLREDLLRALSLSVPPDARNGLAQQRLTTVGRTVEDLFNAVSIVNPGGSYTLATERSPLPLALRNDLPVPIRVRLDIDAPPGMTVTDMGEIVLPPGFLPLKVPIEVHFTQRVAVDVALSTAEGLPLGEPVRLSVHSNAYGQVLFFITLSAGAVLVLLAGRRLWHRFRGQPDRADLDRPDPIEVALAYGHDDPAHQQERDSVQPRPAGPVTGGRSE from the coding sequence GTGAGCGGGCCGTCCGCTCGGCTGCTCGGTGCAGTGGTCGCGCTGCTGCTGGCCGTGCTGCCCGTCGCCGGCATCCGCGTCGCCGACGCCCAACCGGGCACCACCGACTTCCTGCAGGTGCAGATCGACGAGGTGACCCCCGACGTCGTCACCACCACCAGCGAGCCGATGGTGACCGTCACCGGCACGGTCCGCAACATCGGTGACCGCCCGGTACGCGACGTCGTGGTCCGGCTCGAACACGGCCCGGCCGTCACGTCGTCGACCGCGCTTCGCACCGACCTGTCCGGCAACGTCGACCAGTACCAAGCGGTGGCCGACTTCATCACCGTCGCACCGGAAATGGCTCGCGGCCAAGATGTTCCGTTCCGGTTGACCTACCCGCTGCGCGCGACGGACCGGCCCTCGCTGAACATCGAGGAGCCCGGCGTCTACCCCGTGATGGTCAACGTCAACGGCACCCCTGACTACGGTGCGCCCGCCAGACTCGACGACTCGCGTTTCCTGCTGCCGGTGCTCGGGGTTCCGCCGGACGCGGGATCCGACGCCACCGCCAGCGAGGCGCTCGACTCCGCGGTGCCACCGGACATCACCCGCCCGGTCGGCTTGACGATGTTCTGGCCGCTGGCCGACCGCCCGCGACTGGCCGCCGGCGCACCAGGCGGCACCACCCCGGTGCGGCTGACCGACGACGAACTCGCCACCTCGCTGGCCACCGGCGGGCGCCTCGACAGCATGCTGTCCGCGGTGGAGTTCGCGATCGACCCTGAGGTCGATCCCGGCGGGCAGGTCACCCGGGCGCTGTGTCTGGCCGTCGACCCCGACCTTCTGGTCACCGTCAACGCGATGACGAACGGCTACGTCGTCAACAACGCCTCTGACGCGGGCCCGGGTACCCCCACCCACACCGGTACCGGTCAGCAGGCCGCCATCGACTGGCTCGGCAGGCTCAGAGCGGTGGCGCAGCGGATGTGTGTGGCGCCGACGACCTACGCCCAGGCCGACCTCGACGCGCTGCACCGCGTCGCCGACCCCGGCCTGTCGACGATCGCCACCACCGGCGCCGGCGCCATCGTCGACCAGATCCTCGGCATCACCTCCATCCGTGGCGCCACGTTGATCGGCGACGGACCGCTGACCGGACCCGCCGTGCAGTTGCTCACCGGAAAGGGCCCGACCGTGGCAATCGGCGCCGCCGAGCTGATCGGGCCGGACGTCTCAGACGGCGGCGCACCCGAGAACGCTGACACCGCGGCGGTGCGCTACACCTCCGACGTGGTCGCAGCGCCGTTCGACCCCGCGGTGGGCGCGGCACTCGCCGGTGCGGGCACCGTCCCCGAGTCGCCGTCCTACCTCGACCCGTCCCTGGACTTCGCGCTCAAACAGGACTCCGAGGTGGCGCGTCGCCAGGACGCGCTCGCCTCGCTGCTGTGGCGGAGTCTGCAGCCCGACACCACTCCCCGGACCCAGATCCTGATGCCGCCGCTGATGTGGAACCTGACGCCGCGGGACGCGCAGGCGATCCTGACCGCTGTGGCCACCAGCATCCGTGCCGGCCTCTCGGTGCCACGTCCGCTGGATGCCGTCATCACCGAAGCCACCGCGGTGACCGAAACCGCACCGCTGCCCTCGGGACCGCTCGGCAACCCCCGCGGTCGGTTCGACGACGGCGTGGTCTCGGGCATCGCCGCGGTGACCGGCCGGCTCTGGGGGTTGACCGCCGCCCTGACCACCGACGAGCGCACCGGCCAGACCGGCTACCAGTACACCGCGCCGCTGCGCGAGGATCTGCTTCGCGCACTGAGTCTCTCGGTGCCGCCCGACGCCCGCAACGGGTTGGCGCAGCAGCGACTGACCACGGTGGGCCGCACCGTCGAGGATCTGTTCAACGCGGTGTCGATCGTCAACCCGGGCGGCTCCTACACGCTGGCCACCGAACGCAGCCCGCTTCCCCTGGCGCTGCGCAACGACCTTCCGGTGCCGATCCGGGTGCGCCTGGACATCGACGCGCCGCCCGGCATGACCGTCACCGACATGGGAGAGATCGTGTTGCCGCCGGGCTTCCTGCCGCTCAAGGTGCCGATCGAGGTGCACTTCACCCAGCGGGTCGCCGTCGACGTCGCGCTGAGCACCGCCGAGGGGTTGCCGCTGGGCGAACCGGTGCGGCTCTCGGTGCACTCCAACGCCTACGGACAGGTGCTGTTCTTCATCACGCTGTCCGCAGGCGCGGTGCTGGTCCTGTTGGCGGGCCGACGGCTGTGGCACCGCTTCCGCGGTCAGCCTGACCGGGCCGACCTGGACCGTCCCGACCCCATCGAAGTCGCGCTGGCGTACGGCCATGACGACCCCGCACACCAACAGGAGCGCGACAGTGTCCAGCCGCGACCGGCGGGTCCGGTCACCGGCGGCCGCAGTGAGTGA